Below is a window of Andrena cerasifolii isolate SP2316 chromosome 5, iyAndCera1_principal, whole genome shotgun sequence DNA.
GTTATGGTCTTCATTATTACATTTCAGACCcacaattatattaattttatggaACGACTTTTTCAAATGATACTAGCCTGAAGAGTTTCTACGAATCCAGTTTGCAAAAGGCGGCAGAATGACAGAAAATTAAGGTTCGAAGTAACCATCCAACTAAAAATCACATAAATTTTCCCAAATTCCTTTCAGTAGACTCCGTTAAAGTTTGAAGCAGGTATTTTCCACAAGAATGCACAGCATTTCAGTCTCTTTTTCGACCAATTTGTcagtttttttattactatttaagCCTCCCTAAGGGGCTGTCATAGAAACTCTATATTGAGCGGGTGACTTATGTTCTAGTCCATACATTGCAAGTTGTTTTCAGAAAGTAATTGCATTAAATAGAACACGAGTAATGACAACGACTGAATCggtataaacatttaaatggtTAATTTCAATTGCTATATTGCATACGTCGCTACTGCCACCTAGAAAGCATAACCGTATGCGAGCGAAGGTCACACGTAGACGTATTTCTTTCATTCGAAACTAAAGGACTCGAGGAGGCTTGCGAACACTTGTGAAGACGACGTGATGTGTATTACTTACGTAGATCCCAGTGATAATGGCATCGTGATCTAGCCGTAGTACGGTGGCAGTCGCGCGAAAAGAGCCATCGGGAGAGCATCAAACGTAACGACAAATCGGACTTCTGTGGCATGCAGGCAATAATGTGAAGTATATTAATTAGTGACGAATACTTTGAACTGTGTTCATTGTCCGCTTGAAGAAGAACATTTCCATCGATTGGAAACGGGTACGTTCCTTCCATTTCACATACTTATCTTGTCACGCGTTAAACCACTTCaatgttattttacatataaaggCAGATTCAGACACAGCCAATAATTTTAcgtaccattgttttactaaactactcgacGAAATTTTGGTGTCCACAGACGGTAAATtgctaaattactcgactaaattactggacgtgtctgaatcagcctttatcTCTTGCAAAACAAAGTAACATCGTTTATGAGCGCAGATACCTTTAAGGGCGATTCAAATGAAATCACGTAAAAAGCATAGAAAACTTAAAGTAACACGCACTACGCCCATTAGTCGTTTGAACGATGGATCGCTTTTGATAAATCGATTTCAAGCGCATGTTCTGTCTCTGTTAGCTCATTCGTTTAATTGATGCACACGTATCGATACTATGTTGAACGTACGCAATTTTTCCGTATCGCTTTTGCCGTACTTGGCTCGACGGGGAATAAGTGTTTTTTGTTGAAATCAACCCGATAATATTTACCTATCACTACGATACTTTAGCGATGTACATTACGTAAGTCTGCTAATTTTCTTTTAGCGTATATGTATATTGCTAAtctattcatatttttatttagcaATATCGCGAAAAATCAAACGATGCGACCGTCCACCGTACGTGTACTTCTTCCAGTTCCAGGGAATTTAAATTCACTGTTATAAAATCTCAAAGAAACTTGAATAATGTACAATTTGCAATTTAATTTATGCGCAGCCAAACCCTTATTGTTATtagtaaattataatttgtaatgTAATTGTAACAAATTTTAAGTACTCTTACAGTATTAAAGacataagtttttaaaaaagatttcactGTATATTTTCAAAGAGCATGAGAATATTACAAGTAATTTgaacaaattcatttcaataTATATTTGAAGAAAGTGTTAGATTCGTTTGCACTTGGATAACACCATATCGGTGTATGATGTTATAAGTGATAAGACTTATCATATGGTGTAACCCAGTACCAAATAATTGTTTGCTTACTTCATTTTGTGAACCTCGACGTGTCAAATTTTCTGACCACTTTATTTTCTACAACAGTCTGTTTCCTTATACTTTATGTGCGAAGTCAGTTATTATAATTCTTTGCAATAAAATGTTGGAGAAACACACGCTTGCGCAAACacagagaaaaataaagtaTGGTACTGATTACGTTCAATATAATACAGATATCtatgttttttatattcataAAAGTAGAAGTGTTTGCGATCAACTGCACAAGCTAATCTGGTGGATGAAATTATCTAAAAATATAGTTGGAAAACAAACATACTATTTGTCCATGAATTTGTATATTCAGTCTATTATCGCTAGTTGGAAATAATCTATATGCAGGGTGAGTCATGCAGTTTGTGCGAAAGAGAAAATTTCAATGTCTTCAAACCCTTACTCTAACACTTCCCTACTTGTAACTTGGGAACAAGTTGATCTATGTCGGTAAAAGCGGAgtgtaatttaaaagaaatgacAACTGCAACTTCCCACTGCATTGTTACACTTGAGATAAAGATAAATATTATCGTCATCTAAGTTCTCTGCGGAAGAGATATGATCCATATAAATTACTTGATCCACCCTGTATTACAAGTATCATTTACATAAGCTTTGTAAGATATCCATTCAAGGTTCTTATGTTTTTATGCAATTTTATGTGCTAATTATATCTTCGCACATTTAAAAAGAGAAGTAAAGAATGATATTTACAAACAAAATTTCATACACGGATAGACTGATTAATCATATTGAACTATGGAATTTGCGCACTTGTGATTTTAAGAGACTATAGCgactaaataaaatatattctattacATTATGTTTGTTTATAGGAAGATCTAAAAGTTATTACGTAGCAGTGCAGTTCAAGCGAGATTACTTGAGCTGTAGAGCAATGTGTTAAAGAAATGTGTGGACATACAACGACCCATCCTGTTGAAAGCAGTGAAGCAGTTATTGCAAGAATACAAATGTCTGTATTGTCGGACACGACAAAGCAACTACCCATCCTACAGGCTGCGTCACCTTTGTCAATGGAAGAACAGGATGTAGGTGCTACGGTAagtcataaagtaatttattgAGCGTTTATAATATGCATATATATCTGCGTATAATGTAATAATATCTTCTGTTACGTTCGATATAAAAGTTTTTCCATACGTTTTCGAAAGCTACTGCTCTTTTTGTCTTACACTGAATTAGAACGGAAATTCGAAATAGAACGCATTCGGTAATCTCTATAAATGGAAGTAACCACATAACTCATTAAACACTAACTCAATCATATTTTGCAAATTTGAATTCCATCATATATCTGATTTCAGTTAATGGAAAATCTGATATTCAACTATATCATACACAACATTAAATTGTGTATTTCAGAAGAAACAAGGGAAGTTTATTGGGAAAGATGGTATCTCGAATACACAAAGGGTATGGACAAGTTTGGTGTCGGGTGCTGTTGCAGGAGCATTGGCGAAAACGACGATAGCGCCCCTGGAtcgcacaaaaataaatttccagaTATCGAAGAAACCATACTCGGCGAAGGCGGCaattaaattcttaataaaGACTGTTAAAACGGAAGGTTTACTTAGCTTATGGAGAGGAAATAGCGCAACTATGGCTAGGATTATCCCATACTCTGCCGTGCAATTCACAGCCCACGAGCAATGGAAAAGAATTCTAGGAGTAAATGGATCGGAAAGGTAATATGCAAGATTAAAATCTACTAAAAGTAATTTCAATTACAATGATGCACAAAGCAATAATTAGAATCACTTGTTACGTAGTATTCTAGGCTTCTGCAGTGCATAAGTAGTGTCATAGCACAGCTTACCTCGTGTCACTTAAAAATCTATTATCAAAGAAGTAAAGTAAATGAATTATTCAGCTACATTGTTGGATATGCGCAGACATAAGCCTGGATTGAATTTCCTTGCTGGTGCACTGGCAGGTGTGACGTCGCAAGGCACAACTTACCCCCTGGATTTGATGAGGGCGAGAATGGCTGTGACGCAGAAGGCTGAATACAAAACCCTGCGACAGATTTTTGTACGCATTTACTTGGAGGAAGGGATATTGGCTTATTATCGCGGATTCGTTGCAACCCTGCTCGGTGTCATTCCCTACGCTGGTTGCAGTTTCTTCACCTACGACCTGCTCAGGAGCTGGCTGACTGGTGAGTCGATTCTTTCACAAAAGTTTGTTCGATGCCGTGGCAGTGCTTAACACGCAAAGAAAGAAAATCGTGATTTATACGAATGAGAGTGGCTCGTGTATGATCGCAAAGCAGGGTACCCGTGGGGCACGTCGGGGCTGTTTCCCGATATTTGGGACAGTACTTACTTTAATAGCGACACTTGTCGAGACAAGTCCGATGGCGGCGTTTTTCAAGTACGTGCTTCATGTTCGATGATGGCTACGTGTCGATGAACAGTGAACACGACGGTGGCTATCCCTGGCTTCTCGACATCACTGATTTGCGGTGGCATTGCCGGAATGGTTGCTCAGACTAGCAGCTACCCTTTGGACATCGTTCGGAGGAGAATGCAGACCTCGGCTATCAAGGGCCAGCATTATCACACAATTGGCTCAACCATAATAAAGATTTATAGGTAAGTTCAAAATTACACGTTTCTTATTCCTCCTAGAAAAGGGAAAGGAATTGAAACATTTGGTTTGACATTTTGGTTGCTACAAGAAGGTATTCTAAACGTCATGTTTTTCATACCGTAATCGTATGTATAAAAGTTTgataaggtttttagaaattATAATATGTACTTTGTATAAAATCTTCTGCGAATATGTTATTATCGGAATCGTAAAGTCATGCACGTTAAAGACAAAGAAAGGAGGtgtatttgtattaaaatattattctgcAATAAGGAAACATGGACTTTATATATTTTCAGAGAAGAAGGTATAATGGCTTTTTATAAAGGACTAAGCATGAATTGGGTGAAGGGCCCGATCGCAGTGGGAATTAGCTTTGCGACACACGATACAATTCGCGATACATTAAGGAAAGTTATTGCTCGCCAAGATGAATCGGTAAATTAATACCACAGTGTTATGAAATACTATATGCAGTTACGAAAGCTGAAGAGAAACAGCTAATTATCAATTAAAATAGGGCATCTAATTATAGGGAAAAAATGAATATACTTTTTATTTGCAAAAAAGCCCTTTAAAGTATCAATATACCGAAATTCGTTAACATGCAAAAGAGCACTAATAAATAAGCTCATCCTAGAATTCcacctaagagtagacctacgcccctacTGATTTCGGTCGTAGCGTTTTCCCTgctggtttcctaccaatcaataGTATATTCCTGCGCGGAAAGAGTCTACtcttagctgaaattcagtatttttatataataagacgcaTAAGGCAgctgttcgtttgttagcaacATCTGCCGAAAGgcttttttcgtacttcccgatgacctCCAAGGTTCAGATTCAGTATGAAGTTTCCTGGGCACCCAAAAATGCCGTAAAAAATCTTAACAAATTTTGGTTTCGAACAAAAATTATGCTTAGCTTAGatgtcttattatataggatagtaatTCCTTGGCGAAGtagtataataatttaataaaattatactatTTTCAAAGGACACACCTTAAAAGACAGGGAGGTACTAGTACAAATTGTTAATGTACATATTGTTATCTAAAATGTTATAAAAACTGTTGAACAGCTAAAGATGCATGTTGAATAGCTATATTTAAGTCAATGAAATGATATTGcgcaaatatttgttttaacatGTATGTACTTATGTTATATGTGAAGTATGACATGAATTGTGTAAATTCAATCGCCTTTATGTACTCTTCAATTAATGATACAAAATGTGTAAAAATACTtttcaaattaaataatttcaagTATATCTTTCAGTTAATTAATGAGAATTTGGAGTTCGCCTTTGCTTAAATCACGATCCGCGGGATTgacaatattttaatatttatattgcaGTGGATATTAAGAATgatttattaagaaataataattgCTTCATTTGTATCATTGATTAAGTTGCGGTATTGAAATCTACCGAACTCAACGTAGCAACATTCTTTTTAAAAAGCTGACAATAATCTCGTAAACATAATGTGCAATATTAAGAATTAGCACAATTATTTGTAAAAGAGCAAACTATTTCGAACTAACATTTCTCACAATATCTGTTTCTTTTATACCATAATTTGTAGTACTTTACTCGATCTTATTTTAATCTTGTAAATCAGGCTTGGGTGATCTTTTCGGCTGATTTTCAGAAAcaacgccctctttctcccgccTCGCGTCTTGGCCCCGCGACTGCCGTAAAGCTAGAACCACCTCAGGtgcgtggcgcgttgacaaaacaaaaacgtatcgacaatcgtgctctctgggacgatgtagaaatctattgatacaatgtcgccctaATGCGCCTCACGCGATTCACGTGGTACATACGGGCCTGAAACGCTCCAAGCAGCTTGGCAGCCGCGGGGGTCAAGACGCAcggcgggagaaagagggcgttgTTTCTGAAAATTAGCCGAaaagttcacttaattcccaatactcagaatattaatttcaaacttTATTATGTATTCTAGAACATTTTGTTGCTTAATCCGTACGGACTAACCATCTAATAAAGGCATCAGTTAAAAGAATTCATTTCTGTGGAAAGAGATCTTTCGTGGAAGTTTTGTAATGCGTatcgtttttaaataaatgtacttaattatttaatacttttgTAATAGATATATTAATTGTCACAATACAGCATACTTAATTTTTACCCAAATATATTCCAATTTGAATAAAATAGCTCTGTTTACTTAAACACTCGACGAATatataattgatattttaattattaaaatcctACCAACttacttgaaaaaaaaagagtaagGAATCAAATATAATACGCGAGTAAGTTTTCCTAACGATGAGAcgcattaatatttaatttataaaatactgTCGAATCAATCCAgtatgttaaatgaaaaaaatctttagataacacatattttattaaaatttgactAGCCTAATACTTCTGAACAGGTTACCAGTTATGCATTGTGTACTTTGCAGAATTTGTGTTGTCATCCATTAAGTAAATTTCGGCTAATTATTTAAgatataaaaatgtaaaatacaacactgtcgatatATACAATATAATGAATCAGTTTCTGGGAAAAGGTTCTCGGTTCTAGCGCTCAATTTCTACTGCCTTAATTAAGCAGATTGCAATTGAGAATttgtcaaattattttacaataacaCAATATTATTTTGGTTTGGTTTCCTGATCATTCACATATCTTATATAAATCTCTCTTTCGTCATTCCCACCCGGTGGGATTTCAGCCTCGTTCAAATACGATACCCCTATAGCAAGTACAGAGCCATCGTGGCTAAAACTAAGTGCAGCGACTCCAGCGTTATATCTGTGAAACTGGCACAATCGTTTCTTGTTGAAACCGTCCCAAATATTCACGTAACCATCTGATCCACCAGTCGCAAACGTATTATACGTCGAGTGAAAGCTGATAGCATTCACTGGATATATGTGCTCCACGTTGTTCTCCTTTATCCTATGGCATTTAAAGGCGTATTTCTTTTTCTGCGCCTCTGGCGTGGTGTCAAGATATTCCACCGCAACACGACCCTCTATGCTGCTAAGCACATACCCCTGAAATTCAGTAACAAATTAAGGCGTCGCTGTTAACAAGCTGTTCATTTACACCTGAAAATATAGGACTCACTTGTTCGTTAGGGAACCCTTTGATGCAACGTGTCTGATATTTCAAACTGCTCTCGCGTCTTTGGAACATACCAGCCATATTCCTTAAATCCCAAATACAAACTTTCCGTTTGGCTGTACCTACTACAAACTTATCACCGCACACGGACAAGGCAAGCACAACGTCTGGTTGTAAATAGCTACCTACACAAGTGGGTGTTCTGGGATCCCAAAGCTTTACTGCTGTGTCCCACCCGCCGGTTAATATTGCATTCACCGCAGCGCAGTATTCAATTTTTCTAATTGGTTTATCATGCGTTCCCATTATTTGTTCTGTAAGGCGATACGTTTTCACGATATTGATTACGTTACAACAAATCTGAACAGAGATTAAAATTAAGTAATTATTCATACCAGTATTGCTATTGATATCATACATCTTCAATGTATTTCCCAAACCACCGCTATAAGCGTGCACAGCATCCTgtataaaaataagtttttattaTGGTATTATAAGAGACTGAAGAAATAAATTGGATTATAGGTATTCAATGTATCTATGCTCAACAATAATATCAAGCGCAATATTAACATTTTATCTGCTGCTTTCACGTGTTCGCGAGTTCAtagtttcaattgcaaaatcATTAATGCTTTGAGAATAAGCGGTCgtaaaatttgaagaatttggcAATGACTGTAAGTTTGGTCCAAGAACAGCTGATAAAGTATTAATACATTGtagtattaaattatattacagatatatatatatatatatagaattacACATGTACACTCGAAAAAAGTACGCATAGCTTGTCTCATTACTTTTGTCTTAATTTTCCTTACCACGCAAATTTTTAACTTACATTATTTTGTCAGtgctatatatttttctttcgctcttttTCTGTTTCAAATAAACATAAGTACAATAACTCATTTATGTGTTGTGCATTGTAACATGGAAAGCTATTAATCGAGAAAGAATTGATGAATTTATGATTACCTGAAATGCAACGTCTAGAACTGGCAAATcatgattatattttaatctCATAGTATTAGCATGAATATCATACAACCGGACAGTACTGTCCCATGAAGAGACTAGGAGGAACTGCGTGGAGTTCGGTCCGAATTCCACCGCCGAGATTGCGTCGGTCGGCggagattttattttaaattctgtCCGAGACTCCATTCTTGAAACAAGAAAACGAAGGAGATATGAGAAAACTTTTTAGAACCTTGTACACCAAATGAGAAAAGTAAACATAACCTGCAAATATAAAGGAGGACGTACATTTTAGTAAAATATCGTTGCTTTTAACGTTCCAACTACGATGTATCTATTCAAAATAGAAATGTAGATTTATATACGATTTAACTACTAATATGCTAGGTGTAAGCTGATTTAAGTCAAACTTAAATGGTGTAAAAGGACACAGAGGCATTCACTCGTACACATAACGCTAAAGAATACGTAAGTAACGTAAGTACATATATCGAATGTGAA
It encodes the following:
- the Dpcoac gene encoding dephosphocoenzyme A carrier isoform X1, yielding MCGHTTTHPVESSEAVIARIQMSVLSDTTKQLPILQAASPLSMEEQDVGATKKQGKFIGKDGISNTQRVWTSLVSGAVAGALAKTTIAPLDRTKINFQISKKPYSAKAAIKFLIKTVKTEGLLSLWRGNSATMARIIPYSAVQFTAHEQWKRILGVNGSERHKPGLNFLAGALAGVTSQGTTYPLDLMRARMAVTQKAEYKTLRQIFVRIYLEEGILAYYRGFVATLLGVIPYAGCSFFTYDLLRSWLTVNTTVAIPGFSTSLICGGIAGMVAQTSSYPLDIVRRRMQTSAIKGQHYHTIGSTIIKIYREEGIMAFYKGLSMNWVKGPIAVGISFATHDTIRDTLRKVIARQDESVN
- the Dpcoac gene encoding dephosphocoenzyme A carrier isoform X4, whose translation is MCGHTTTHPVESSEAVIARIQMSVLSDTTKQLPILQAASPLSMEEQDVGATKKQGKFIGKDGISNTQRVWTSLVSGAVAGALAKTTIAPLDRTKINFQISKKPYSAKAAIKFLIKTVKTEGLLSLWRGNSATMARIIPYSAVQFTAHEQWKRILGVNGSERHKPGLNFLAGALAGVTSQGTTYPLDLMRARMAVTQKAEYKTLRQIFVRIYLEEGILAYYRGFVATLLGVIPYAGCSFFTYDLLRSWLTGYPWGTSGLFPDIWDSTYFNSDTCRDKSDGGVFQVRASCSMMATCR
- the Dpcoac gene encoding dephosphocoenzyme A carrier isoform X3, with the protein product MCGHTTTHPVESSEAVIARIQMSVLSDTTKQLPILQAASPLSMEEQDVGATKKQGKFIGKDGISNTQRVWTSLVSGAVAGALAKTTIAPLDRTKINFQISKKPYSAKAAIKFLIKTVKTEGLLSLWRGNSATMARIIPYSAVQFTAHEQWKRILGVNGSERHKPGLNFLAGALAGVTSQGTTYPLDLMRARMAVTQKAEYKTLRQIFVRIYLEEGILAYYRGFVATLLGVIPYAGCSFFTYDLLRSWLTAGYPWGTSGLFPDIWDSTYFNSDTCRDKSDGGVFQVRASCSMMATCR
- the Dpcoac gene encoding dephosphocoenzyme A carrier isoform X2 — its product is MCGHTTTHPVESSEAVIARIQMSVLSDTTKQLPILQAASPLSMEEQDKKQGKFIGKDGISNTQRVWTSLVSGAVAGALAKTTIAPLDRTKINFQISKKPYSAKAAIKFLIKTVKTEGLLSLWRGNSATMARIIPYSAVQFTAHEQWKRILGVNGSERHKPGLNFLAGALAGVTSQGTTYPLDLMRARMAVTQKAEYKTLRQIFVRIYLEEGILAYYRGFVATLLGVIPYAGCSFFTYDLLRSWLTVNTTVAIPGFSTSLICGGIAGMVAQTSSYPLDIVRRRMQTSAIKGQHYHTIGSTIIKIYREEGIMAFYKGLSMNWVKGPIAVGISFATHDTIRDTLRKVIARQDESVN
- the Bub3 gene encoding mitotic checkpoint protein Bub3; amino-acid sequence: MESRTEFKIKSPPTDAISAVEFGPNSTQFLLVSSWDSTVRLYDIHANTMRLKYNHDLPVLDVAFQDAVHAYSGGLGNTLKMYDINSNTEQIMGTHDKPIRKIEYCAAVNAILTGGWDTAVKLWDPRTPTCVGSYLQPDVVLALSVCGDKFVVGTAKRKVCIWDLRNMAGMFQRRESSLKYQTRCIKGFPNEQGYVLSSIEGRVAVEYLDTTPEAQKKKYAFKCHRIKENNVEHIYPVNAISFHSTYNTFATGGSDGYVNIWDGFNKKRLCQFHRYNAGVAALSFSHDGSVLAIGVSYLNEAEIPPGGNDEREIYIRYVNDQETKPK